In a genomic window of Sus scrofa isolate TJ Tabasco breed Duroc chromosome 4, Sscrofa11.1, whole genome shotgun sequence:
- the ARHGEF2 gene encoding rho guanine nucleotide exchange factor 2 isoform X3 — MASQAPAAWEPDPGNLSQSSAAELSQSCSQLEGGSGTWAGSSLRRTLSFILGMTGKAKTREKEKMKEAKDARYTNGHLFTTISVSGMTMCYACNKSITAKEALICPTCNVTIHNRCKDTLANCTKVKQKQQKAALLKNNTALQSVSLRSKTTTRERPSSAIYPSDSFRQSLLGSRRGRSSLSLAKSVSTTNIAGHFNDESPLGLRRILSQSTDSLNMRNRTLSVESLIDEGAEVIYNELMSDFEMGEKDFAADSWSLAVDSSFLQQHKKEVMKQQDVIYELIQTELHHVRTLKIMTRLFRTGMLEELQLEPGVVQGLFPCVDELSDIHTRFLSQLLERRRQALCPGSPRNFVIHRLGDLLITQFSGPSADQMRKTYSEFCSRHTKALKLYKELYARDKRFQQFIRKVTRSAVLKRHGVQECILLVTQRITKYPVLISRILQHTHGIEEERQDLTTALGLVKELLSNVDQDVHELEKGARLQEIYNRMDPRAQTPVPGKGPFGREELLRRKLIHDGCLLWKTAAGRFKDVLMLLMTDVLVFLQEKDQKYIFPALDKPSVVSLQNLIVRDIANQEKGMFLISAAPPEMYEVHTASRDDRSTWIRVIQQSVRVCPSREDFPLIETEDEAYLRRIKMELQQKDRALVELLQEKVGLFAEMTHFQVEEDGGGGMPLPTLPRGLFRSESLESPRGERLLQDAIREVEGLKDLLVGPGVELLLTSREPALPVETDSGGNTSPGVTANGEARTFNGSIELCRADSDSSQKDRNGNQLRSPQEEALQRLVNLYGLLHGLQAAVAQQDTLMEARFPEGPERREKLTRANSRDGEAGRAGAAPVAPEKQATELALLQRQHALLQEELRRCRRLGEERATEAGSLEARLRESEQARALLEREVEEARRQLAALGHTEPLPAEAPWARRPLDPRRRSLPAGDALYLSFTPPQPSRGHDRLDLPVTIRSVHRPFEDRERQELGSPDERLQDSSDPDTGSEEEGSSSRLSPPHSPRDFTRMQDIPEETESRDGEPVASES, encoded by the exons ACCCGGGAAAAGGAGAAGATGAAGGAAGCCAAGGATGCTCGCTATACCAACGGGCATCTCTTCACCACCATCTCCGTTTCAGGCATGACCATGTGCTATGCCTGTAACAAGAGCATCACAGCCAAGGAAGCCCTCATCTGCCCAA CCTGCAATGTGACTATCCACAACCGCTGTAAAGACACCCTCGCCAACTGTACCAAGGTCAAGCAGAAG CAACAGAAAGCCGCCCTGCTGAAGAACAACACTGCCTTGCAGTCTGTTTCCCTTCGCAGTAAGA CCACCACCCGGGAGCGGCCCAGCTCTGCTATCTACCCCTCCGACAGCTTCCGGCAGTCCCTGCTTGGCTCCCGCCGCGGCCGCTCCTCCTTGTCTTTAGCCAAGAGCGTTTCCACCACCAACATTGCTGG ACACTTCAACGATGAGTCTCCCCTGGGGCTGCGCCGGATCCTCTCGCAGTCCACAGACTCCCTCAACATGCGGAACCGCACCCTGTCAGTGGAGTCCCTCATCGATGAAG GTGCAGAGGTGATCTACAATGAGCTGATGAGTGACTTTGAAATGGGCGAGAAGGACTTTGCAGCAGATTCCTGGAGCCTTGCTGTGGATAGCAGCTTCTTGCAGCAACATAAAAAGGAGGTGATGAAGCAACAGGATGTCATCTATG AGCTAATCCAGACAGAGCTTCATCACGTGCGGACGCTAAAGATCATGACCCGCCTCTTCCGCACGGGGATGCTGGAAGAGCTGCAACTGGAGCCAGGAGTGGTCCAGGGCCTATTCCCCTGCGTGGACGAGCTTAGTGACATCCACACACGCTTCCTCAGCCAGCTGTTAGAACGCCGACGCCAGGCTCTGTGCCCTGGCAGCCCCCGGAACTTTGTCATCCATCGCTTGGGTGACCTTCTCATCACCCAG TTCTCAGGTCCCAGCGCAGACCAGATGCGGAAGACCTATTCGGAGTTCTGTAGCCGCCACACCAAGGCCTTAAAGCTCTATAAGGAGCTCTATGCCCGAGACAAACGCTTCCAGCAGTTTATCCGG AAAGTGACCCGCTCAGCCGTGCTGAAGCGCCATGGGGTACAGGAGTGCATCCTGCTGGTGACTCAGCGCATCACCAAGTACCCGGTGCTCATCAGCCGCATCCTGCAGCATACCCACG GGATCGAGGAGGAGCGCCAGGACCTGACGACGGCACTGGGGCTGGTAAAGGAGCTGCTGTCCAATGTGGACCAGGATGTACATGAGCTGGAGAAGGGGGCCCGCCTGCAGGAGATCTACAACCGCATGGACCCCAGGGCCCAGACCCCAGTGCCTGGCAAGGGCCCCTTTGGCCGAGAGGAGCTTCTGCGGCGCAAGCTCATTCACGATGGTTGCCTGCTCTGGAAGACAGCAGCGGGGCGCTTCAAAG AtgtgctgatgctgctgatgaCAGATGTGCTGGTGTTTCTCCAGGAGAAGGACCAGAAGTACATCTTTCCTGCCCTG GACAAGCCCTCGGTGGTATCACTGCAGAATCTGATTGTGCGGGACATCGCCAACCAGGAGAAAGGGATGTTTCTGATCAGCGCGGCCCCCCCTGAGATGTATGAGGTCCACACAGCATCTCGGGATGACCGGAGCACCTGGATCCGCGTTATTCAGCAGAGCGTGCGAGT ATGCCCATCCAGGGAGGACTTCCCCCTGATTGAGACAGAGGATGAGGCTTATCTGCGGCGTATCAAGA TGGAGCTGCAGCAGAAAGACCGGGCACTGGTGGAGCTGCTGCAGGAGAAAGTTGGGCTGTTTGCCGAGATGACCCATTTCCAGGTGGAAGAGGATGGCGGTGGTGGGATGCCCCTGCCCACTCTGCCCAGGGGCCTTTTCCGCTCTGAGTCCCTTGAGTCACCTCGTGGCGAGCGGCTGCTGCAGGATGCCATCCGTGAGG TGGAGGGCCTGAAAGACCTGCTGGTGGGGCCTGGAGTGGAGCTGCTCTTGACTTCCCGGGAACCAGCCCTACCCGTGGAAACGGACAGTGGTGGTAACACGAGTCCTGGGGTCACTGCCA ATGGCGAGGCCAGAACCTTCAATGGCTCGATAGAGCTCTGCAGAGCTGACTCAGACTCCAGCCAGAAG GATCGAAATGGAAACCAGCTGAGATCTCCCCAGGAG GAAGCGTTGCAGCGATTGGTCAATCTCTATGGACTTCTTCATGGCCTACAG GCGGCTGTGGCCCAGCAGGACACTTTGATGGAAGCTCGGTTCCCTGAGGGTCCTGAGCGGCGGGAGAAGCTGACCAGAGCCAACTCCCGGGATGGGGAGGCTGGCAGAGCcggggctgcccctgtggctcCTGAAAAGCAGGCTACAGAACTGGCATTACTGCAACGGCAACACGCACTGTTGCAAGAGGAGCTTCGGCGCTGCCGGCGGCTTGGTGAAGAGCGGGCGACGGAGGCTGGCAGCCTGGAAGCCCGGCTCCGGGAAAGCGAGCAGGCCCGAGCTCTGCTGGAGCGGGAGGTCGAAGAGGCTCGCAGGCAGTTGGCCGCCTTGGGCCACACGGAACCACTCCCGGCTGAGGCCCCCTGGGCCCGCAGGCCTCTGGATCCGAGGCGTCGTAGCCTCCCTGCAGGCGATGCCCTGTACTTGAGTTTCACTCCCCCACAG CCCAGCCGAGGCCACGACCGCCTGGATTTGCCTGTGACTATTCGCTCAGTCCATCGACCCTTCGAGGATCGAGAGAGGCAGGAGCTGGGCAGCCCTGATGAGCGGCTGCAAGATAGCAGTGACCCTGACACCGGCAGCGAGGAGGAAGGTAGCAGCAGCCGTCTGTCTCCGCCACATAGTCCACGAG ACTTCACCCGAATGCAGGACATCCCGGAAGAGACTGAGAGCCGAGACGGGGAGCCTGTAGCTTCAGAGAGCTAA
- the ARHGEF2 gene encoding rho guanine nucleotide exchange factor 2 isoform X5, which produces MRRPPEGPLTVEPRGTGPLFGTAAPRRPTLLCGNLSQSSAAELSQSCSQLEGGSGTWAGSSLRRTLSFILGMTGKAKTREKEKMKEAKDARYTNGHLFTTISVSGMTMCYACNKSITAKEALICPTCNVTIHNRCKDTLANCTKVKQKQQKAALLKNNTALQSVSLRSKTTTRERPSSAIYPSDSFRQSLLGSRRGRSSLSLAKSVSTTNIAGHFNDESPLGLRRILSQSTDSLNMRNRTLSVESLIDEGAEVIYNELMSDFEMGEKDFAADSWSLAVDSSFLQQHKKEVMKQQDVIYELIQTELHHVRTLKIMTRLFRTGMLEELQLEPGVVQGLFPCVDELSDIHTRFLSQLLERRRQALCPGSPRNFVIHRLGDLLITQFSGPSADQMRKTYSEFCSRHTKALKLYKELYARDKRFQQFIRKVTRSAVLKRHGVQECILLVTQRITKYPVLISRILQHTHGIEEERQDLTTALGLVKELLSNVDQDVHELEKGARLQEIYNRMDPRAQTPVPGKGPFGREELLRRKLIHDGCLLWKTAAGRFKDVLMLLMTDVLVFLQEKDQKYIFPALDKPSVVSLQNLIVRDIANQEKGMFLISAAPPEMYEVHTASRDDRSTWIRVIQQSVRVCPSREDFPLIETEDEAYLRRIKMELQQKDRALVELLQEKVGLFAEMTHFQVEEDGGGGMPLPTLPRGLFRSESLESPRGERLLQDAIREVEGLKDLLVGPGVELLLTSREPALPVETDSGGNTSPGVTANGEARTFNGSIELCRADSDSSQKDRNGNQLRSPQEEALQRLVNLYGLLHGLQAAVAQQDTLMEARFPEGPERREKLTRANSRDGEAGRAGAAPVAPEKQATELALLQRQHALLQEELRRCRRLGEERATEAGSLEARLRESEQARALLEREVEEARRQLAALGHTEPLPAEAPWARRPLDPRRRSLPAGDALYLSFTPPQPSRGHDRLDLPVTIRSVHRPFEDRERQELGSPDERLQDSSDPDTGSEEEGSSSRLSPPHSPRDFTRMQDIPEETESRDGEPVASES; this is translated from the exons ACCCGGGAAAAGGAGAAGATGAAGGAAGCCAAGGATGCTCGCTATACCAACGGGCATCTCTTCACCACCATCTCCGTTTCAGGCATGACCATGTGCTATGCCTGTAACAAGAGCATCACAGCCAAGGAAGCCCTCATCTGCCCAA CCTGCAATGTGACTATCCACAACCGCTGTAAAGACACCCTCGCCAACTGTACCAAGGTCAAGCAGAAG CAACAGAAAGCCGCCCTGCTGAAGAACAACACTGCCTTGCAGTCTGTTTCCCTTCGCAGTAAGA CCACCACCCGGGAGCGGCCCAGCTCTGCTATCTACCCCTCCGACAGCTTCCGGCAGTCCCTGCTTGGCTCCCGCCGCGGCCGCTCCTCCTTGTCTTTAGCCAAGAGCGTTTCCACCACCAACATTGCTGG ACACTTCAACGATGAGTCTCCCCTGGGGCTGCGCCGGATCCTCTCGCAGTCCACAGACTCCCTCAACATGCGGAACCGCACCCTGTCAGTGGAGTCCCTCATCGATGAAG GTGCAGAGGTGATCTACAATGAGCTGATGAGTGACTTTGAAATGGGCGAGAAGGACTTTGCAGCAGATTCCTGGAGCCTTGCTGTGGATAGCAGCTTCTTGCAGCAACATAAAAAGGAGGTGATGAAGCAACAGGATGTCATCTATG AGCTAATCCAGACAGAGCTTCATCACGTGCGGACGCTAAAGATCATGACCCGCCTCTTCCGCACGGGGATGCTGGAAGAGCTGCAACTGGAGCCAGGAGTGGTCCAGGGCCTATTCCCCTGCGTGGACGAGCTTAGTGACATCCACACACGCTTCCTCAGCCAGCTGTTAGAACGCCGACGCCAGGCTCTGTGCCCTGGCAGCCCCCGGAACTTTGTCATCCATCGCTTGGGTGACCTTCTCATCACCCAG TTCTCAGGTCCCAGCGCAGACCAGATGCGGAAGACCTATTCGGAGTTCTGTAGCCGCCACACCAAGGCCTTAAAGCTCTATAAGGAGCTCTATGCCCGAGACAAACGCTTCCAGCAGTTTATCCGG AAAGTGACCCGCTCAGCCGTGCTGAAGCGCCATGGGGTACAGGAGTGCATCCTGCTGGTGACTCAGCGCATCACCAAGTACCCGGTGCTCATCAGCCGCATCCTGCAGCATACCCACG GGATCGAGGAGGAGCGCCAGGACCTGACGACGGCACTGGGGCTGGTAAAGGAGCTGCTGTCCAATGTGGACCAGGATGTACATGAGCTGGAGAAGGGGGCCCGCCTGCAGGAGATCTACAACCGCATGGACCCCAGGGCCCAGACCCCAGTGCCTGGCAAGGGCCCCTTTGGCCGAGAGGAGCTTCTGCGGCGCAAGCTCATTCACGATGGTTGCCTGCTCTGGAAGACAGCAGCGGGGCGCTTCAAAG AtgtgctgatgctgctgatgaCAGATGTGCTGGTGTTTCTCCAGGAGAAGGACCAGAAGTACATCTTTCCTGCCCTG GACAAGCCCTCGGTGGTATCACTGCAGAATCTGATTGTGCGGGACATCGCCAACCAGGAGAAAGGGATGTTTCTGATCAGCGCGGCCCCCCCTGAGATGTATGAGGTCCACACAGCATCTCGGGATGACCGGAGCACCTGGATCCGCGTTATTCAGCAGAGCGTGCGAGT ATGCCCATCCAGGGAGGACTTCCCCCTGATTGAGACAGAGGATGAGGCTTATCTGCGGCGTATCAAGA TGGAGCTGCAGCAGAAAGACCGGGCACTGGTGGAGCTGCTGCAGGAGAAAGTTGGGCTGTTTGCCGAGATGACCCATTTCCAGGTGGAAGAGGATGGCGGTGGTGGGATGCCCCTGCCCACTCTGCCCAGGGGCCTTTTCCGCTCTGAGTCCCTTGAGTCACCTCGTGGCGAGCGGCTGCTGCAGGATGCCATCCGTGAGG TGGAGGGCCTGAAAGACCTGCTGGTGGGGCCTGGAGTGGAGCTGCTCTTGACTTCCCGGGAACCAGCCCTACCCGTGGAAACGGACAGTGGTGGTAACACGAGTCCTGGGGTCACTGCCA ATGGCGAGGCCAGAACCTTCAATGGCTCGATAGAGCTCTGCAGAGCTGACTCAGACTCCAGCCAGAAG GATCGAAATGGAAACCAGCTGAGATCTCCCCAGGAG GAAGCGTTGCAGCGATTGGTCAATCTCTATGGACTTCTTCATGGCCTACAG GCGGCTGTGGCCCAGCAGGACACTTTGATGGAAGCTCGGTTCCCTGAGGGTCCTGAGCGGCGGGAGAAGCTGACCAGAGCCAACTCCCGGGATGGGGAGGCTGGCAGAGCcggggctgcccctgtggctcCTGAAAAGCAGGCTACAGAACTGGCATTACTGCAACGGCAACACGCACTGTTGCAAGAGGAGCTTCGGCGCTGCCGGCGGCTTGGTGAAGAGCGGGCGACGGAGGCTGGCAGCCTGGAAGCCCGGCTCCGGGAAAGCGAGCAGGCCCGAGCTCTGCTGGAGCGGGAGGTCGAAGAGGCTCGCAGGCAGTTGGCCGCCTTGGGCCACACGGAACCACTCCCGGCTGAGGCCCCCTGGGCCCGCAGGCCTCTGGATCCGAGGCGTCGTAGCCTCCCTGCAGGCGATGCCCTGTACTTGAGTTTCACTCCCCCACAG CCCAGCCGAGGCCACGACCGCCTGGATTTGCCTGTGACTATTCGCTCAGTCCATCGACCCTTCGAGGATCGAGAGAGGCAGGAGCTGGGCAGCCCTGATGAGCGGCTGCAAGATAGCAGTGACCCTGACACCGGCAGCGAGGAGGAAGGTAGCAGCAGCCGTCTGTCTCCGCCACATAGTCCACGAG ACTTCACCCGAATGCAGGACATCCCGGAAGAGACTGAGAGCCGAGACGGGGAGCCTGTAGCTTCAGAGAGCTAA
- the ARHGEF2 gene encoding rho guanine nucleotide exchange factor 2 isoform X6 — protein MVSKSVSMSGINCFVGCSDPAGNLSQSSAAELSQSCSQLEGGSGTWAGSSLRRTLSFILGMTGKAKTREKEKMKEAKDARYTNGHLFTTISVSGMTMCYACNKSITAKEALICPTCNVTIHNRCKDTLANCTKVKQKQQKAALLKNNTALQSVSLRSKTTTRERPSSAIYPSDSFRQSLLGSRRGRSSLSLAKSVSTTNIAGHFNDESPLGLRRILSQSTDSLNMRNRTLSVESLIDEGAEVIYNELMSDFEMGEKDFAADSWSLAVDSSFLQQHKKEVMKQQDVIYELIQTELHHVRTLKIMTRLFRTGMLEELQLEPGVVQGLFPCVDELSDIHTRFLSQLLERRRQALCPGSPRNFVIHRLGDLLITQFSGPSADQMRKTYSEFCSRHTKALKLYKELYARDKRFQQFIRKVTRSAVLKRHGVQECILLVTQRITKYPVLISRILQHTHGIEEERQDLTTALGLVKELLSNVDQDVHELEKGARLQEIYNRMDPRAQTPVPGKGPFGREELLRRKLIHDGCLLWKTAAGRFKDVLMLLMTDVLVFLQEKDQKYIFPALDKPSVVSLQNLIVRDIANQEKGMFLISAAPPEMYEVHTASRDDRSTWIRVIQQSVRVCPSREDFPLIETEDEAYLRRIKMELQQKDRALVELLQEKVGLFAEMTHFQVEEDGGGGMPLPTLPRGLFRSESLESPRGERLLQDAIREVEGLKDLLVGPGVELLLTSREPALPVETDSGGNTSPGVTANGEARTFNGSIELCRADSDSSQKDRNGNQLRSPQEEALQRLVNLYGLLHGLQAAVAQQDTLMEARFPEGPERREKLTRANSRDGEAGRAGAAPVAPEKQATELALLQRQHALLQEELRRCRRLGEERATEAGSLEARLRESEQARALLEREVEEARRQLAALGHTEPLPAEAPWARRPLDPRRRSLPAGDALYLSFTPPQPSRGHDRLDLPVTIRSVHRPFEDRERQELGSPDERLQDSSDPDTGSEEEGSSSRLSPPHSPRDFTRMQDIPEETESRDGEPVASES, from the exons ACCCGGGAAAAGGAGAAGATGAAGGAAGCCAAGGATGCTCGCTATACCAACGGGCATCTCTTCACCACCATCTCCGTTTCAGGCATGACCATGTGCTATGCCTGTAACAAGAGCATCACAGCCAAGGAAGCCCTCATCTGCCCAA CCTGCAATGTGACTATCCACAACCGCTGTAAAGACACCCTCGCCAACTGTACCAAGGTCAAGCAGAAG CAACAGAAAGCCGCCCTGCTGAAGAACAACACTGCCTTGCAGTCTGTTTCCCTTCGCAGTAAGA CCACCACCCGGGAGCGGCCCAGCTCTGCTATCTACCCCTCCGACAGCTTCCGGCAGTCCCTGCTTGGCTCCCGCCGCGGCCGCTCCTCCTTGTCTTTAGCCAAGAGCGTTTCCACCACCAACATTGCTGG ACACTTCAACGATGAGTCTCCCCTGGGGCTGCGCCGGATCCTCTCGCAGTCCACAGACTCCCTCAACATGCGGAACCGCACCCTGTCAGTGGAGTCCCTCATCGATGAAG GTGCAGAGGTGATCTACAATGAGCTGATGAGTGACTTTGAAATGGGCGAGAAGGACTTTGCAGCAGATTCCTGGAGCCTTGCTGTGGATAGCAGCTTCTTGCAGCAACATAAAAAGGAGGTGATGAAGCAACAGGATGTCATCTATG AGCTAATCCAGACAGAGCTTCATCACGTGCGGACGCTAAAGATCATGACCCGCCTCTTCCGCACGGGGATGCTGGAAGAGCTGCAACTGGAGCCAGGAGTGGTCCAGGGCCTATTCCCCTGCGTGGACGAGCTTAGTGACATCCACACACGCTTCCTCAGCCAGCTGTTAGAACGCCGACGCCAGGCTCTGTGCCCTGGCAGCCCCCGGAACTTTGTCATCCATCGCTTGGGTGACCTTCTCATCACCCAG TTCTCAGGTCCCAGCGCAGACCAGATGCGGAAGACCTATTCGGAGTTCTGTAGCCGCCACACCAAGGCCTTAAAGCTCTATAAGGAGCTCTATGCCCGAGACAAACGCTTCCAGCAGTTTATCCGG AAAGTGACCCGCTCAGCCGTGCTGAAGCGCCATGGGGTACAGGAGTGCATCCTGCTGGTGACTCAGCGCATCACCAAGTACCCGGTGCTCATCAGCCGCATCCTGCAGCATACCCACG GGATCGAGGAGGAGCGCCAGGACCTGACGACGGCACTGGGGCTGGTAAAGGAGCTGCTGTCCAATGTGGACCAGGATGTACATGAGCTGGAGAAGGGGGCCCGCCTGCAGGAGATCTACAACCGCATGGACCCCAGGGCCCAGACCCCAGTGCCTGGCAAGGGCCCCTTTGGCCGAGAGGAGCTTCTGCGGCGCAAGCTCATTCACGATGGTTGCCTGCTCTGGAAGACAGCAGCGGGGCGCTTCAAAG AtgtgctgatgctgctgatgaCAGATGTGCTGGTGTTTCTCCAGGAGAAGGACCAGAAGTACATCTTTCCTGCCCTG GACAAGCCCTCGGTGGTATCACTGCAGAATCTGATTGTGCGGGACATCGCCAACCAGGAGAAAGGGATGTTTCTGATCAGCGCGGCCCCCCCTGAGATGTATGAGGTCCACACAGCATCTCGGGATGACCGGAGCACCTGGATCCGCGTTATTCAGCAGAGCGTGCGAGT ATGCCCATCCAGGGAGGACTTCCCCCTGATTGAGACAGAGGATGAGGCTTATCTGCGGCGTATCAAGA TGGAGCTGCAGCAGAAAGACCGGGCACTGGTGGAGCTGCTGCAGGAGAAAGTTGGGCTGTTTGCCGAGATGACCCATTTCCAGGTGGAAGAGGATGGCGGTGGTGGGATGCCCCTGCCCACTCTGCCCAGGGGCCTTTTCCGCTCTGAGTCCCTTGAGTCACCTCGTGGCGAGCGGCTGCTGCAGGATGCCATCCGTGAGG TGGAGGGCCTGAAAGACCTGCTGGTGGGGCCTGGAGTGGAGCTGCTCTTGACTTCCCGGGAACCAGCCCTACCCGTGGAAACGGACAGTGGTGGTAACACGAGTCCTGGGGTCACTGCCA ATGGCGAGGCCAGAACCTTCAATGGCTCGATAGAGCTCTGCAGAGCTGACTCAGACTCCAGCCAGAAG GATCGAAATGGAAACCAGCTGAGATCTCCCCAGGAG GAAGCGTTGCAGCGATTGGTCAATCTCTATGGACTTCTTCATGGCCTACAG GCGGCTGTGGCCCAGCAGGACACTTTGATGGAAGCTCGGTTCCCTGAGGGTCCTGAGCGGCGGGAGAAGCTGACCAGAGCCAACTCCCGGGATGGGGAGGCTGGCAGAGCcggggctgcccctgtggctcCTGAAAAGCAGGCTACAGAACTGGCATTACTGCAACGGCAACACGCACTGTTGCAAGAGGAGCTTCGGCGCTGCCGGCGGCTTGGTGAAGAGCGGGCGACGGAGGCTGGCAGCCTGGAAGCCCGGCTCCGGGAAAGCGAGCAGGCCCGAGCTCTGCTGGAGCGGGAGGTCGAAGAGGCTCGCAGGCAGTTGGCCGCCTTGGGCCACACGGAACCACTCCCGGCTGAGGCCCCCTGGGCCCGCAGGCCTCTGGATCCGAGGCGTCGTAGCCTCCCTGCAGGCGATGCCCTGTACTTGAGTTTCACTCCCCCACAG CCCAGCCGAGGCCACGACCGCCTGGATTTGCCTGTGACTATTCGCTCAGTCCATCGACCCTTCGAGGATCGAGAGAGGCAGGAGCTGGGCAGCCCTGATGAGCGGCTGCAAGATAGCAGTGACCCTGACACCGGCAGCGAGGAGGAAGGTAGCAGCAGCCGTCTGTCTCCGCCACATAGTCCACGAG ACTTCACCCGAATGCAGGACATCCCGGAAGAGACTGAGAGCCGAGACGGGGAGCCTGTAGCTTCAGAGAGCTAA